The Ktedonobacterales bacterium genome has a segment encoding these proteins:
- a CDS encoding Hsp20/alpha crystallin family protein translates to MPDPSVLQHILVKVYRSADRLMVATPMPGVEPEDISVEITGENRLILQSRWRGELKGIKQQLVNEWRPGGYYRELELPHAVDGTLANVTYNNGIVVVALPLAEQTRPARLALDVLEATHGVLARNAGHPVRPRHP, encoded by the coding sequence ATGCCAGACCCATCTGTTCTCCAGCATATCCTCGTTAAAGTTTATCGTAGCGCAGATCGCTTGATGGTAGCGACGCCGATGCCTGGAGTAGAGCCGGAAGACATCTCGGTTGAGATCACGGGTGAGAATCGGCTGATTCTCCAGAGCCGCTGGCGCGGGGAATTGAAGGGGATCAAGCAGCAGCTTGTCAACGAATGGCGGCCAGGCGGCTACTATCGAGAGCTGGAGCTTCCCCATGCTGTGGATGGAACGCTGGCGAACGTGACCTATAACAATGGGATTGTGGTAGTCGCCTTACCTCTGGCGGAGCAGACGCGCCCGGCCCGGTTGGCGCTGGACGTGCTGGAAGCCACTCATGGCGTCCTCGCCCGCAACGCGGGACATCCTGTGCGGCCACGTCACCCTTGA
- a CDS encoding LLM class flavin-dependent oxidoreductase — protein MSDFHQEVRFGGNVDPTANDPGWPLLLTRAIEQAGLEYIGIQDHPYNTGFLDTWTLIATLLQATERVHIFPNVANLPLRPPAMLAKAAATLDVLSGGRVELGLGAGAFLAGIEAMGGPGRSKGESIEALEEAAQIIKGFWSGSPGLRFAGRHYTIKGARPGPRPAHPIGLWLGVYGPRGLGLTGRLADGWLPSSSYAPPERLPEMQQRITDAALSAGRQPQAVRRLYNIMGLITDGPRQGFLTGPVDYWVDELTRLAVEVGMDTFIYWPADDRLRQLERFAAEVAPAARTQIAQARATS, from the coding sequence GTGAGCGATTTCCATCAAGAGGTGCGTTTTGGCGGGAACGTCGATCCTACCGCGAACGATCCAGGCTGGCCCTTGCTGCTGACTCGCGCGATTGAGCAAGCGGGGTTGGAATACATCGGCATTCAGGACCACCCCTACAACACGGGCTTTCTGGACACCTGGACCTTGATCGCCACGCTCCTCCAGGCCACGGAGCGAGTACATATCTTCCCCAATGTCGCTAATCTGCCTCTGCGCCCTCCCGCTATGCTGGCGAAGGCGGCGGCAACGCTGGATGTCCTCAGCGGCGGGCGCGTGGAGCTTGGCCTGGGCGCGGGCGCGTTTCTGGCTGGCATAGAAGCGATGGGAGGGCCAGGCCGCAGCAAAGGCGAGTCCATCGAGGCTTTGGAAGAGGCCGCGCAGATCATCAAGGGTTTCTGGAGCGGCAGCCCTGGCCTGCGCTTCGCGGGCAGGCACTATACCATCAAAGGCGCGCGCCCTGGTCCACGCCCGGCGCATCCCATCGGTCTCTGGCTGGGCGTCTATGGCCCGCGTGGGCTGGGGCTGACGGGACGCCTGGCTGATGGCTGGCTTCCCAGCAGCTCCTACGCCCCACCGGAACGCCTGCCAGAGATGCAGCAGCGCATCACCGACGCCGCCCTGTCCGCTGGCCGCCAGCCCCAGGCGGTTCGCCGACTCTACAACATCATGGGCCTTATCACCGATGGCCCCAGGCAAGGGTTCCTCACTGGCCCTGTAGACTATTGGGTTGACGAACTCACGCGCCTGGCCGTTGAGGTCGGGATGGACACCTTCATCTATTGGCCCGCCGATGACCGCCTGCGCCAGTTGGAGCGTTTCGCCGCCGAGGTAGCGCCTGCCGCGCGAACGCAGATCGCCCAGGCACGCGCCACCTCCTGA
- a CDS encoding ABC transporter ATP-binding protein codes for MAGFRVTRGRAAAKAVADQSPVAPAPALSVWQIFRRFWPYTRGYRRWFLPILLFVILAPAIETVTIWMYKLLVDEVLLPRDLELFGWIALAYLSLLLLDGLVSFCDQYLSTWVAERFLLSLRTNFFRHLHTLSLDFFEQRQLGDILARLTSDSSAVEEFVLSGIVSILTYLFQIIFFIGALFYLQWELALITLCVAPLFWLAARYFSRKIKRVSREQRRLSGSISAVAEESLSNAQLVQAYNRQDEEVDRFYQGNLGRVAVQMASTRLKAVYRPLVDIIELGGVLAVVGLGTWELTRGQLSIGGLLIFIAYISQLYSPIRSLTSQANSFSSASASAERIIEFLDQKPGVTERPDPTPLERAEGTIRFDGVSFRYPGTEYEAVSEISLQIKPGEILALVGPSGAGKSTLTKLLLRFYDPATGHILLDSHDLCDLSLHALRENVAVLLQETLVFDGTIRENIAYGRPGATDEEIVSAAQAADAHEFITALPDGYNTIVGQKGRRLSGGQRQRIAIARALIRNAPILLLDEPTTGLDVESGQHILELLRRLMSGRTTIIISHQLMMVRDASAIVVLDHGRIIERGTHQELLEQDGAYAKLYKLHHADTSISLVSSI; via the coding sequence ATGGCTGGATTTCGGGTAACGCGCGGCAGGGCCGCTGCAAAGGCAGTGGCAGATCAATCACCTGTGGCTCCAGCGCCCGCGCTGTCGGTGTGGCAAATCTTCCGGCGCTTCTGGCCCTACACGCGGGGATACCGCCGCTGGTTCTTGCCCATCTTGCTTTTTGTGATCCTCGCCCCGGCCATAGAAACGGTTACTATCTGGATGTATAAGCTGCTGGTGGACGAGGTACTGCTGCCACGCGATCTGGAACTCTTTGGTTGGATAGCACTTGCTTATCTTAGCCTGCTCCTTCTGGACGGCCTGGTGAGTTTTTGCGATCAGTATCTTTCCACCTGGGTTGCGGAGCGTTTTTTGCTGTCACTGCGCACCAACTTCTTTCGCCATCTGCACACGCTGTCGCTCGATTTTTTCGAGCAGCGCCAACTCGGTGATATTCTTGCGCGGCTAACCAGTGATAGCTCAGCAGTGGAGGAGTTTGTCCTTTCAGGGATTGTCTCGATCCTTACCTACCTGTTCCAGATTATCTTCTTTATTGGGGCGCTGTTCTATCTCCAATGGGAGCTTGCGCTGATTACGCTGTGTGTCGCGCCGCTGTTCTGGCTTGCTGCCCGCTATTTCTCGCGCAAGATTAAGCGCGTCTCGCGCGAGCAGCGGCGTTTGAGTGGATCGATCAGTGCTGTTGCTGAGGAGAGCCTTTCCAATGCTCAGCTTGTCCAGGCATACAATCGCCAGGACGAGGAGGTTGATCGCTTCTATCAAGGGAACCTGGGCCGTGTAGCTGTGCAGATGGCCTCGACCCGCCTCAAAGCGGTCTATAGGCCGCTGGTTGATATTATCGAACTGGGCGGTGTGCTTGCCGTTGTGGGCCTGGGCACCTGGGAACTCACCAGAGGGCAGCTTTCCATTGGCGGTCTGCTTATCTTCATCGCCTACATCAGCCAGCTCTACAGCCCTATTCGCAGCCTTACCAGCCAGGCCAACTCTTTCTCTTCCGCTTCGGCCAGCGCCGAGCGAATCATCGAGTTCCTTGACCAGAAGCCTGGAGTGACAGAGCGCCCGGACCCGACGCCGCTGGAACGAGCGGAAGGGACTATCAGGTTCGATGGGGTGTCATTTCGCTATCCAGGGACGGAGTATGAGGCGGTTTCAGAGATCTCGTTGCAGATCAAGCCAGGGGAGATTCTGGCGCTTGTGGGGCCGAGCGGCGCGGGCAAATCAACGCTGACTAAGCTGCTGCTGCGCTTCTATGATCCAGCGACGGGCCATATCCTGCTCGATAGTCATGATCTGTGTGACCTGAGTCTGCACGCGCTGCGTGAGAACGTTGCCGTTCTTCTTCAGGAGACGCTGGTCTTCGATGGCACGATTCGGGAAAATATTGCCTATGGGCGACCAGGGGCGACAGATGAGGAGATTGTCAGCGCGGCGCAGGCAGCCGACGCGCATGAGTTTATCACCGCTCTGCCGGATGGGTACAACACCATCGTGGGGCAGAAGGGCCGCCGCCTTTCCGGGGGGCAGCGCCAGCGGATCGCTATTGCTCGCGCGCTGATACGGAATGCTCCCATTCTGCTGCTGGATGAGCCGACCACTGGCCTGGATGTCGAGTCGGGGCAGCATATTCTGGAACTGCTCCGGCGCTTGATGAGCGGAAGGACGACGATCATAATTTCCCATCAGCTTATGATGGTGCGTGATGCGAGCGCGATTGTGGTGCTGGATCATGGGCGCATCATCGAACGGGGTACCCATCAAGAACTGCTAGAGCAAGACGGCGCTTACGCGAAACTCTATAAACTCCATCACGCTGATACGTCAATTTCGCTGGTTAGCAGCATCTGA
- a CDS encoding enoyl-CoA hydratase-related protein — protein sequence MSTTAERTLVNYTATEGIGVIELTNPPANTYSFEMMSQLDAAILQARFDESVHVLLVRGSGEKFFSAGAEISMLNAVTPTFKYYFCLHANETLTRLEQTPKLVIAALNGHTVGGGLEIALACDIRIARRGGGKVGLPEVNLGVLPGTGGTQRLARALPKNKAIELMIEGKLISFEDAQELGLINYIYESEGYWDRVMDFARGFCPPNKAAKAVGRIKRSVQSGSEVAFSEALAIERELQQLLFQSEDAKEGIAAYVEKRQAQFQGR from the coding sequence ATGAGTACAACCGCAGAACGAACCCTGGTCAACTATACCGCCACCGAAGGCATTGGCGTCATCGAGCTTACCAATCCCCCGGCCAACACCTACAGCTTCGAGATGATGAGTCAACTTGACGCGGCCATCTTGCAGGCTCGTTTCGATGAAAGCGTACATGTCTTGCTGGTGCGCGGCTCTGGCGAGAAGTTCTTCAGCGCGGGCGCGGAGATCAGCATGCTCAACGCGGTCACGCCGACTTTCAAGTATTATTTCTGCCTGCACGCCAACGAGACGCTGACGCGCCTGGAGCAGACGCCCAAGCTGGTCATCGCGGCGCTCAACGGGCACACTGTTGGCGGCGGCCTGGAGATCGCTCTGGCCTGCGACATTCGCATTGCGCGGCGGGGCGGCGGCAAAGTTGGCTTGCCGGAAGTCAATCTGGGCGTGCTGCCCGGCACCGGCGGCACCCAGCGGCTGGCGCGTGCGCTGCCCAAGAACAAAGCCATCGAACTGATGATCGAAGGCAAACTCATCAGCTTCGAGGATGCCCAGGAGTTGGGGCTGATCAACTATATTTATGAGTCGGAAGGCTACTGGGATCGGGTCATGGACTTCGCGCGCGGCTTCTGCCCCCCCAACAAAGCCGCCAAAGCCGTCGGGCGCATCAAGCGTTCGGTCCAGTCAGGGTCGGAAGTCGCCTTCTCCGAGGCGCTGGCGATTGAGCGAGAGTTGCAGCAGCTCCTCTTCCAGAGCGAAGACGCCAAAGAAGGCATTGCCGCTTATGTCGAAAAGCGGCAGGCGCAGTTCCAGGGTCGCTAG
- a CDS encoding PadR family transcriptional regulator, with protein sequence MGLLARSHRSGYDLARLMKEPIGFFWHALPGQIYPELARLEAAGLVTHQRIEQEDRPDKKLFMITEAGRVALREWVTTPVHVAPDRDELMLKAFSVWLTDPDQGIPFFRGQAAYHAQRLAKYEQIEARLKQTSAARLRQTDTPEFASYATLQRGLEYERSYAAWCSWMAEMLEQAAQQARETGSSRL encoded by the coding sequence CTGGGGCTTCTTGCTCGCAGCCATCGCTCCGGCTACGACCTTGCCCGGTTGATGAAAGAGCCAATCGGCTTCTTCTGGCACGCGCTGCCGGGGCAGATTTATCCAGAGCTAGCCCGGTTGGAAGCGGCGGGACTGGTAACGCACCAACGCATCGAGCAGGAGGACAGACCAGACAAGAAGCTGTTTATGATCACGGAAGCTGGGCGGGTGGCGCTGCGAGAATGGGTGACAACCCCGGTCCATGTCGCCCCTGACCGCGATGAGTTGATGCTCAAAGCGTTTTCCGTGTGGCTGACTGATCCGGATCAAGGCATCCCGTTCTTTCGGGGTCAGGCGGCGTATCACGCCCAGCGCCTGGCAAAGTATGAGCAGATCGAGGCCAGACTAAAGCAGACGAGCGCGGCGCGTCTGCGCCAGACGGATACGCCAGAGTTCGCCTCGTATGCCACGCTGCAACGAGGGCTGGAATATGAGCGCAGCTACGCTGCCTGGTGTAGTTGGATGGCTGAGATGCTCGAACAGGCAGCACAGCAGGCCAGAGAAACAGGCTCGTCAAGGCTATAG
- a CDS encoding protein kinase gives MLLQEQQEAPAAPVASLRDKSSDDRHDAGEDIPPLAAGTLLAPGYSVVDHLRRTRTYDIYDVWSHERHCSCVAKALRADCLDDLDDRRRLRREGRLLQRFCHPHLVRAYEVIEAPHPMMILETLTGDTLEALLDERRRRLPLSDVVYLGLHLCSAVRYLHLHRLLHLDLKPSNIISTCGVAKVLDLSLARPPGRGHRGAGTRIYMAPEQARGDLVSAATDVWGIGAVLFEAASGLRPFAGYDKRMKYPQLERRAVSIRSHRRVPALFAQAVDGCLEPDPARRPAVDELSDMLQRLVL, from the coding sequence ATGCTTCTACAAGAGCAGCAGGAAGCGCCAGCGGCGCCGGTGGCTTCCCTAAGAGACAAAAGCAGCGATGACAGGCATGACGCTGGCGAGGACATCCCGCCACTGGCAGCGGGGACGCTCCTTGCGCCTGGCTACAGCGTTGTTGACCATCTCCGTCGCACGCGCACCTACGATATTTACGATGTGTGGAGCCACGAGCGGCATTGTAGCTGTGTCGCCAAGGCGCTGAGGGCGGATTGCCTGGACGACCTGGATGATCGGCGCAGGCTTCGCCGCGAAGGGCGGCTCCTCCAGCGGTTCTGCCATCCGCATCTGGTTCGCGCATATGAGGTGATTGAAGCCCCACATCCCATGATGATTCTGGAGACGCTGACAGGGGACACGCTTGAGGCGCTGCTGGATGAGAGGCGGCGTCGGCTCCCACTTTCGGATGTGGTGTACCTGGGCCTGCATCTCTGTTCGGCGGTGCGTTATCTTCACTTGCACCGGCTGCTGCATCTGGACCTGAAACCTTCCAATATCATCTCTACCTGTGGAGTGGCGAAAGTGCTTGATCTGAGCCTTGCTCGCCCGCCTGGACGGGGACACCGGGGCGCGGGGACACGTATCTACATGGCCCCGGAGCAGGCGCGTGGCGATCTGGTGAGCGCGGCCACTGATGTATGGGGGATAGGGGCGGTTCTTTTTGAGGCTGCCAGCGGCTTGCGCCCGTTTGCTGGCTATGACAAGCGCATGAAGTATCCCCAACTGGAGCGCCGGGCGGTGTCAATTCGCTCGCATCGCCGTGTCCCGGCGCTGTTCGCACAGGCTGTTGATGGCTGTCTTGAGCCTGATCCTGCGCGTCGTCCCGCCGTTGATGAACTCTCTGACATGTTGCAGCGGCTGGTGTTATGA
- a CDS encoding alpha/beta hydrolase, protein MNRTSRWPLLIFLFLLAACGSGTPAGSVAALSPTPTPTPGITPTPTIPTVAARLVHFMTSDHVRLAGLLYGRGKTAIICSHELFTTKAIWRDSGMPQRLAQLGYLALAYDFRGYGDSLGVSDLSVLDVDLRAAVGFARQQGATKIVLMGSSMGGSASLKVAATEPVTALITLSAPQQWSPFPLSDSDVQAISAPKLFVNSEYDDYADQTTHMYTIATEPKQLRMYPGVAHGTAIFGTENGASLIQLLLNFIARYAPAS, encoded by the coding sequence ATGAATCGTACCAGCCGATGGCCGCTGCTGATCTTTCTGTTTCTGCTTGCCGCTTGCGGTTCAGGGACGCCTGCCGGGTCTGTGGCGGCGCTCAGCCCAACGCCAACGCCGACGCCGGGCATCACGCCGACGCCAACCATTCCCACCGTCGCCGCGCGCCTGGTGCATTTCATGACCTCGGACCATGTTCGGCTTGCCGGCCTGCTCTATGGGCGGGGCAAAACGGCAATCATCTGCTCGCACGAGTTGTTCACCACGAAGGCTATCTGGCGCGACAGCGGCATGCCACAGCGCCTGGCCCAGCTTGGGTATCTGGCGCTGGCCTATGACTTTCGCGGCTATGGCGATTCGTTGGGGGTGAGCGATCTGAGCGTTCTGGATGTGGACCTGCGCGCGGCGGTAGGGTTTGCGCGTCAGCAAGGAGCGACGAAGATCGTCCTGATGGGTTCGAGCATGGGCGGATCAGCTTCGCTCAAAGTGGCCGCCACCGAGCCAGTCACCGCCCTGATTACCCTCTCTGCTCCGCAGCAGTGGTCGCCTTTCCCGCTCAGCGATAGCGATGTGCAGGCGATCAGCGCCCCTAAACTTTTTGTGAACAGCGAGTACGACGATTACGCTGACCAGACCACCCACATGTATACGATTGCCACAGAGCCAAAGCAGCTTCGGATGTATCCTGGAGTGGCGCATGGGACCGCCATTTTCGGGACGGAAAATGGCGCCAGCCTGATCCAACTGCTTCTGAACTTTATCGCGCGCTACGCGCCCGCCAGCTAG
- a CDS encoding serine/threonine-protein kinase has product MLDYVGQQLGNYHLLRLLGEGGYAKVYLGQHHYLKTEAAIKIFPVFLTEQDRHAFLSEAQVMARLIHPHIVRILEGSIEQGTPFLVMDYAPNGTLRDRHPAGEQLPPEMVLDYVKHVAAALRYAHQQQLIHRDIKPGNLLLGRHQEVLLSDFGLAVAIQRSHTQPRSAVAGTVAYMAPEQIDGRPCPPSDQYSLGIVIYEWLSGTWPFLGTVSDIVAQHLKRPPPSLRARAPHLTEAIEQVVLRSLAKNPQDRFPSVQEFSSALERAILQDRPRRLIKRPSFSSTQPKVTPNLLPLYRNPAPSDDAASAASDQSAPAAPARKPRSPTPPTTPAPQESRASAALHPPPEVKPAPGTTLLIYRGHTNTVTSLAWSPKGKHLASGSWDATVQVWDIATGSRIVKYQGHTSRVTAVSWSLDKKHLASGSDDGLVQVWDAVSGQTLHTYRGHTRAITALAWSLDGTYLASAGADQTVHLWKPTSQRKPLIYKGHHAIVEIILWSADRKRITTVGRDQTVQNWDAASGGNVFMSPHNPDAPARATAWSPDGKMLASGSEDGRVTMRAAISNMLLFTYREHTQKVLVVGWSPDGACVASGSADQTVHVWQAQ; this is encoded by the coding sequence ATGCTCGACTACGTGGGGCAGCAGCTTGGCAATTATCATCTGCTTCGCCTCCTCGGAGAAGGCGGCTACGCCAAGGTCTACCTGGGCCAGCACCACTATCTGAAGACCGAAGCAGCCATCAAAATCTTTCCCGTCTTCCTCACCGAGCAGGACCGACATGCCTTTCTCAGCGAGGCGCAAGTCATGGCCCGGCTCATCCATCCTCATATTGTCCGTATCTTGGAAGGCAGTATTGAGCAAGGTACCCCTTTTTTGGTCATGGATTATGCCCCCAACGGCACCCTCAGAGATCGCCACCCCGCAGGTGAGCAACTCCCGCCTGAAATGGTGTTGGATTATGTCAAACATGTCGCCGCCGCCTTGCGCTACGCGCATCAGCAGCAGTTGATTCACCGCGACATCAAGCCAGGAAATCTTCTGCTCGGACGACATCAAGAGGTGCTGCTCAGCGATTTTGGGCTGGCCGTAGCCATCCAACGCTCACACACCCAGCCGCGCTCTGCGGTAGCAGGCACTGTAGCCTACATGGCCCCTGAACAGATTGACGGCAGACCTTGCCCGCCAAGCGACCAATACTCCTTGGGCATCGTCATTTATGAATGGCTGAGCGGCACGTGGCCCTTTCTCGGCACAGTGAGTGATATTGTAGCTCAGCACTTGAAGCGACCTCCGCCTTCGCTGCGTGCCAGAGCGCCTCATCTCACCGAAGCTATCGAGCAGGTCGTTCTACGCTCTCTGGCAAAAAATCCGCAGGACCGCTTTCCTTCTGTCCAGGAGTTCTCAAGCGCCCTGGAGCGGGCTATCCTGCAAGATAGGCCGCGCCGTTTAATCAAGCGCCCCTCTTTTTCAAGCACGCAGCCCAAAGTGACGCCAAACCTGCTTCCTCTGTATCGAAACCCTGCCCCCTCTGATGATGCAGCGAGTGCCGCATCCGACCAATCCGCTCCAGCAGCGCCCGCAAGGAAGCCGCGTTCACCCACTCCTCCCACCACGCCCGCGCCCCAGGAATCCAGGGCATCAGCCGCGCTGCACCCTCCGCCGGAGGTCAAACCTGCGCCAGGGACAACCCTGCTCATCTATCGCGGGCATACCAACACAGTGACATCGCTGGCCTGGTCGCCCAAGGGAAAACATCTGGCCTCCGGCTCCTGGGACGCCACCGTCCAGGTGTGGGACATAGCAACCGGCAGCCGCATCGTGAAATATCAGGGACACACCTCAAGGGTCACAGCCGTCTCCTGGTCGCTCGATAAAAAGCATCTGGCATCTGGAAGTGATGATGGCCTGGTGCAGGTGTGGGATGCGGTGAGCGGGCAAACCCTCCACACCTATCGCGGGCACACGCGCGCTATTACGGCTCTTGCCTGGTCACTCGATGGAACCTACCTGGCTTCAGCAGGCGCCGATCAGACCGTTCACCTCTGGAAGCCGACTTCCCAGCGAAAGCCGCTGATCTACAAAGGCCACCACGCCATCGTGGAGATCATATTGTGGTCGGCTGATCGGAAGCGTATTACTACTGTGGGCCGCGATCAGACGGTACAGAATTGGGATGCTGCCAGCGGCGGCAATGTCTTTATGTCCCCTCACAATCCCGACGCCCCCGCCCGCGCCACCGCCTGGTCGCCCGACGGGAAAATGCTTGCCAGCGGCAGCGAAGACGGACGTGTCACCATGCGAGCCGCCATCTCCAACATGCTCCTGTTCACCTACCGTGAACACACGCAGAAGGTGCTGGTGGTTGGATGGTCTCCTGATGGCGCCTGTGTCGCCTCCGGCAGCGCCGATCAAACAGTACACGTCTGGCAGGCGCAATAA
- a CDS encoding FAD binding domain-containing protein, which yields MMRLPRFAYRSARTVEEALGWLSEFEGGIDKDPEARAMLMAGGTDVLPNMKHRIFTPQVVVGLRAVSALRGITYHPEHGLRIGAGVTLTEVARSPLVQQHYAALAQAADSISTPQLRQMGTIGGNLCLDTRCNYYNQSAFWRKARDGCLKKGSEICRVAPNGEGCYAVSSCDTAPALMAFGATVRIASRAGDRIRPIAELYHDDGIHPVRLHDGEVLTDIYLPASSAGWRSVYEKYRVRGSFDFPIASVAAAARFDGDTCADVRVVLQAVATQPLPLPEVETMLRGQRWTPELIESAAESAYRLAHPMDNTPGTIALRRRMVKSYTRRALEALLAQ from the coding sequence ATGATGCGACTACCCAGGTTTGCATATCGCTCGGCGCGAACGGTAGAAGAGGCGCTGGGCTGGCTGAGCGAGTTTGAGGGCGGCATTGATAAAGACCCGGAGGCCCGCGCCATGTTGATGGCCGGGGGAACGGATGTGCTGCCCAACATGAAGCACCGCATCTTCACGCCGCAAGTCGTCGTCGGCTTGCGGGCCGTCTCTGCCCTGCGCGGCATCACTTACCATCCTGAGCATGGCCTGCGCATCGGCGCGGGCGTCACGCTCACCGAAGTGGCGCGTTCGCCGCTGGTTCAGCAGCATTATGCGGCGCTGGCCCAAGCAGCGGATAGCATTTCCACGCCGCAGCTTCGCCAGATGGGCACGATTGGCGGCAACCTCTGCCTGGACACGCGCTGCAACTATTACAACCAATCGGCGTTCTGGCGCAAGGCCCGCGATGGCTGCCTGAAGAAAGGCTCGGAGATTTGCCGCGTCGCGCCCAACGGCGAAGGCTGCTATGCCGTCTCGTCCTGCGACACCGCGCCCGCGCTCATGGCCTTTGGGGCAACCGTGCGCATCGCCTCGAGGGCGGGTGATCGCATCAGGCCCATTGCCGAACTGTATCACGATGATGGCATTCACCCGGTACGCCTGCACGACGGCGAAGTACTGACCGATATTTACCTGCCAGCCTCAAGCGCGGGCTGGCGCTCAGTCTACGAAAAGTATCGCGTGCGCGGCTCGTTCGACTTCCCCATTGCTAGCGTGGCCGCCGCTGCTCGTTTCGACGGCGATACCTGCGCCGACGTGCGCGTGGTGCTTCAGGCGGTGGCGACCCAACCATTACCCCTGCCAGAGGTCGAAACGATGCTGCGCGGGCAGCGATGGACGCCGGAACTGATCGAAAGCGCCGCAGAAAGCGCCTATCGCCTGGCCCATCCGATGGACAACACCCCTGGCACGATTGCCCTGCGCCGCCGGATGGTAAAATCATATACGCGCCGCGCGCTGGAGGCGCTCCTGGCACAGTAA